A genomic region of Burkholderia humptydooensis contains the following coding sequences:
- a CDS encoding glycosyltransferase, translating into MFDFFLANRSLIDINGGVLLVVLLLTRVGRRERAADRIVFGGVTAVLLLVYLAWRATQTLPEPRMDFPSAWAHVFFGFECMALAYTLISVAVLTRTTDRTPQADAGEAALRRAAAAPRVDIFIATYNEGLDILEKTIVAALAIDYPDFRVWVLDDTRRDWLRAFCEQVGAHYATRADNAHAKAGNLNNGLRRSARSEGGGAPYIMVLDADFAPHRKILLRTVGLFADPAVGVVQTPQFYYNADPVQYNLRSTECWVDEQRAFFDVMQPAKDAWGTAFCIGTSFVVRRDLVERIGGFPTGTVTEDIHLTYRLMRHGYVTRWLNERLSVGLSAEGLPEYISQRSRWALGTIQVALTPDGPLRGRGYTFAQRLHYVHGMLHWLSRPFTLMLLLGPLLYWYFDIPTLYGEPLQFLAYGLPALTGYWGYSMWITGRRALPVFTEVTQIVCALAVSLSLASAIVRPFGRPFKVTNKGLDRSKLIVHGRFAAFYASLLALSALGLGRALLSDPDAPGLAFNAAWTAISLALYLASLLVCIELPRPRKEERFPYRAQARLRVGDREYAVATRDLSCNGAAVTTPQAASLPLHAPGALWLAPTGWVPCRIVRRDGALLGVALHADTAARHGLIRLLFGDPPHNIATRGQPRLAISRLMQRALSG; encoded by the coding sequence ATGTTCGACTTCTTTCTCGCCAACCGGTCGCTCATCGACATCAACGGCGGCGTGCTGCTCGTCGTGCTGCTGCTCACGCGCGTCGGCAGGCGCGAACGCGCGGCCGACCGGATCGTGTTCGGCGGCGTGACCGCCGTGCTGCTGCTCGTCTATCTGGCGTGGCGCGCGACGCAGACGCTGCCCGAGCCGCGCATGGATTTTCCGAGCGCATGGGCGCACGTATTCTTCGGCTTCGAATGCATGGCGCTCGCGTACACGCTGATCTCCGTTGCCGTGCTCACCCGCACGACCGACCGCACGCCGCAGGCCGACGCCGGCGAAGCCGCGCTGCGGCGCGCGGCCGCGGCGCCGCGCGTCGACATCTTCATCGCGACGTACAACGAGGGGCTCGACATCCTGGAGAAGACCATCGTCGCCGCGCTCGCGATCGACTACCCGGATTTTCGCGTGTGGGTGCTCGACGACACGCGCCGCGACTGGCTCAGGGCGTTCTGCGAACAGGTGGGCGCGCACTACGCGACGCGCGCGGACAACGCGCATGCGAAGGCCGGCAATCTCAACAACGGCCTGCGCCGCAGCGCGCGAAGCGAAGGCGGCGGCGCGCCGTACATCATGGTGCTCGACGCCGATTTCGCGCCGCACCGGAAGATCCTGCTGCGCACGGTCGGGCTCTTCGCCGATCCGGCGGTCGGCGTCGTGCAGACCCCGCAGTTCTACTACAACGCCGATCCCGTGCAGTACAACCTGCGCTCGACCGAATGCTGGGTCGACGAGCAGCGCGCGTTCTTCGACGTGATGCAGCCCGCGAAGGACGCGTGGGGCACGGCGTTCTGCATCGGCACGTCGTTCGTCGTGCGGCGCGATCTCGTCGAGCGCATCGGCGGCTTTCCGACGGGCACGGTCACCGAGGACATCCACCTGACCTATCGGCTGATGCGGCACGGCTACGTGACGCGCTGGCTCAACGAGCGGCTGTCGGTCGGCCTGTCGGCCGAGGGGCTGCCGGAGTACATCAGCCAGCGCAGCCGCTGGGCGCTCGGCACGATCCAGGTCGCGCTGACGCCGGACGGGCCGCTGCGCGGCCGCGGCTACACGTTCGCGCAGCGGCTGCACTACGTGCACGGCATGCTGCACTGGCTGAGCCGCCCGTTCACGCTGATGCTGCTGCTCGGGCCGCTGCTGTACTGGTACTTCGACATCCCCACGCTGTACGGCGAGCCGCTGCAGTTTCTCGCCTACGGCCTGCCCGCGCTGACCGGCTACTGGGGCTACAGCATGTGGATCACCGGGCGGCGCGCGCTGCCCGTGTTCACCGAGGTCACGCAGATCGTCTGCGCGCTCGCCGTCAGCCTGTCGCTCGCGAGCGCGATCGTGCGGCCGTTCGGCCGTCCGTTCAAGGTGACGAACAAGGGGCTCGACCGCTCGAAGCTGATCGTCCACGGCCGGTTCGCCGCGTTCTACGCGAGCCTGCTCGCGCTGTCCGCGCTCGGGCTCGGGCGCGCGCTGCTGAGCGACCCCGACGCGCCGGGGCTCGCGTTCAACGCGGCGTGGACCGCGATCTCGCTCGCGCTCTATCTCGCGTCGCTGCTCGTATGCATCGAGCTGCCGCGGCCGCGCAAGGAGGAGCGCTTCCCGTATCGCGCGCAGGCGCGGCTGCGCGTCGGCGATCGCGAGTACGCGGTCGCGACACGCGATCTGTCGTGCAACGGCGCCGCCGTGACGACGCCGCAGGCCGCGTCGCTGCCGCTGCATGCGCCAGGCGCGCTGTGGCTCGCGCCGACCGGCTGGGTCCCATGCCGCATCGTCCGCCGCGACGGCGCGCTGCTCGGCGTCGCGCTGCACGCGGACACCGCGGCGCGGCACGGCCTGATCCGGCTGCTGTTCGGCGATCCGCCTCACAACATCGCGACTCGCGGCCAGCCCCGGCTCGCGATCTCGCGCCTGATGCAGCGTGCGCTGTCGGGTTAG
- a CDS encoding efflux transporter outer membrane subunit, protein MPSSPFLPSPKRALPIALALGIAGCSMEPAYHRPDAPIPSAYPNGPAYSTSDAQRTAPSEPVAPDLGWRNFLADAQLQQLVALALANNRDLRVATLDIDEARALYRIQRAAQFPAIDAGIGFTSQRMSPALRAPGQSATINSYNANIGLTNFELDLFGRVRSLSHAAQEQYLATEEARRSVHISLVAEVANTYLTLLADRALLALAQDTLKSQQDAADMIHRGKQAGAMAQLDEHRADTQVQTARVAVEQYTRQVAQDENALAVLIGGPLPDGVSRAAPLDGRTLLAEFPAGLPSTLLERRPDIMAAEHRLIAANANIGAARAAFFPRITLTGALGVASASLAGLFSGGVAWLFVPQLTLPIFNAGSNRANLDLATVRRDINVAGYERTIQDAFREVADNLAARATYEREAKAQEAMIHDLTETKRLAEMRFRNGVDDYFGVFDTQRQLFAAQQLLVTYELAGLTSRVTLYKALGGGWVESTGAAAAQQRTVRPQAMQAPGAPPQAMQPTPVAQPELTQQQTAQPPIFQP, encoded by the coding sequence ATGCCTAGTTCCCCGTTTCTTCCATCCCCGAAGCGCGCGCTGCCGATCGCGCTCGCGCTCGGCATCGCCGGCTGCTCGATGGAGCCCGCCTATCACCGGCCCGATGCGCCGATTCCGTCCGCGTATCCGAACGGTCCCGCCTATTCGACATCGGACGCGCAGCGCACGGCCCCGAGCGAGCCGGTGGCGCCCGACCTCGGCTGGCGGAATTTCCTCGCCGATGCGCAATTGCAGCAGCTCGTCGCGCTCGCGCTCGCGAACAACCGCGACCTGCGCGTCGCGACGCTCGACATCGACGAAGCGCGCGCGCTGTACCGGATCCAGCGCGCCGCGCAGTTTCCGGCGATCGACGCGGGCATCGGGTTCACGAGCCAGCGCATGAGCCCCGCGCTGCGCGCGCCGGGTCAATCCGCGACGATCAACAGCTACAACGCGAACATCGGCCTCACCAATTTCGAGCTCGACCTGTTCGGCCGCGTGCGCAGCCTGAGCCACGCCGCGCAGGAGCAATACCTGGCCACCGAGGAGGCGCGGCGCAGCGTGCACATCAGCCTCGTCGCCGAAGTCGCGAACACCTACCTGACGCTGCTCGCCGACCGCGCGCTGCTCGCGCTCGCACAGGACACGCTCAAGAGCCAGCAGGACGCCGCCGACATGATCCATCGCGGCAAGCAGGCGGGCGCGATGGCGCAACTCGACGAGCATCGCGCGGACACGCAGGTGCAGACCGCGCGCGTGGCCGTCGAGCAATACACGCGGCAGGTCGCGCAGGACGAGAACGCGCTCGCCGTGCTGATCGGCGGGCCGCTGCCGGACGGCGTGTCGCGCGCGGCGCCGCTCGACGGCCGGACGCTGCTCGCGGAGTTTCCGGCGGGCCTGCCGTCGACGCTGCTCGAGCGCCGCCCCGACATCATGGCCGCCGAGCACCGGCTCATCGCCGCGAACGCGAACATCGGCGCGGCGCGCGCGGCGTTCTTCCCGAGGATCACGCTCACGGGCGCGCTCGGGGTGGCGAGCGCGAGCCTCGCGGGGCTGTTCTCCGGCGGCGTCGCGTGGCTGTTCGTGCCGCAGCTCACGCTGCCGATCTTCAACGCGGGCAGCAATCGGGCGAATCTCGATCTCGCGACGGTGCGCCGCGACATCAATGTCGCCGGCTACGAGCGCACGATCCAGGACGCGTTCCGCGAAGTCGCCGACAACCTGGCCGCGCGCGCGACCTACGAGCGGGAGGCGAAGGCGCAGGAGGCGATGATCCACGACCTGACCGAAACGAAGCGGCTTGCCGAAATGCGCTTTCGCAACGGCGTCGACGACTACTTCGGCGTGTTCGACACGCAGCGCCAGTTGTTCGCCGCGCAGCAACTGCTCGTCACCTACGAGCTTGCCGGGCTGACGAGCCGCGTGACGCTGTACAAGGCGCTCGGCGGCGGCTGGGTCGAATCGACGGGCGCGGCGGCCGCGCAGCAGCGGACGGTCCGGCCGCAGGCGATGCAAGCGCCGGGCGCGCCGCCGCAGGCGATGCAACCCACACCGGTCGCTCAACCGGAGCTGACTCAGCAGCAGACGGCCCAGCCGCCGATTTTTCAGCCCTAG
- a CDS encoding methyl-accepting chemotaxis protein, whose amino-acid sequence MHVPFLRRASVGARLAALSSALFALLFAAFVWALTHAAAGQIADQVHARIDEKDRSIAAMIALFDEALTAEASRAMTLFASFLPAGYALDPARTIDVAGVAAPALTAGGQTLNLDFSIPDQFLQKSGAIATIFARRGDDFVRVTTSLKKQDGSRAIGTLLDRKGPAYAPLVAGRTYTGLATLFGKRYITQYKPIADASGAIVGALFVGIDVGAEMRLVETGIRQLKIGEHGYYFVLDASDGPARGTLLVHPERAGQRADDAAAPYARMLAAKNGQLAYTSTDTAAGDGGPRAKFVSFVTVPQWQWLVGGIAIDDEVMADTRATRNRFAAIGCAFVLAFAALFVAVVKRVVSRPLDAAAHASERFAAGDLSVRIATSGAHDAHDDEARPHAGGRGDEIGRLVRAVDGIGDGLARIVAQVRRGAADIAHGTVTIAAGSSDMAARIATQASSVEQTAASMEQITAAVQQNADHAAQANELATGASSAATTGGAAVQRVVATMGDIQGVARRIAEITGVIEGIAFQTNILALNAAVEAARAGEHGKGFAVVASEVRALAQRSASAAKEIDALVGESATTAEHGFRIAEDARAAMQDIVARVDQVRAIIAEISAASREQSSGIEQVNLAVTQIGAATQQNATLIADAERAAAELRDEAAQLAHAVSVFKLAADEGALGAR is encoded by the coding sequence ATGCACGTGCCTTTCCTGCGGCGCGCGAGCGTCGGCGCACGCCTCGCGGCGCTGTCGAGCGCGCTCTTCGCCCTCCTGTTCGCCGCGTTCGTCTGGGCGCTGACCCACGCCGCCGCCGGCCAGATCGCCGATCAGGTCCATGCACGGATCGACGAGAAGGATCGCTCGATCGCCGCGATGATCGCGCTCTTCGACGAAGCGCTGACCGCCGAGGCGAGCCGCGCGATGACGCTCTTCGCGAGCTTCCTGCCCGCCGGCTACGCGCTCGATCCCGCGCGCACGATCGACGTCGCGGGCGTCGCGGCGCCCGCGCTCACGGCGGGCGGCCAGACGCTGAACCTCGATTTCTCGATTCCCGACCAGTTCCTGCAGAAGAGCGGCGCGATCGCGACAATCTTCGCGCGCCGCGGCGACGACTTCGTCCGCGTGACGACGTCGCTGAAGAAGCAGGACGGCAGCCGCGCGATCGGCACGCTGCTCGACCGCAAGGGCCCCGCGTACGCGCCGCTCGTTGCCGGCCGGACCTACACAGGTCTCGCGACGCTGTTCGGCAAACGTTACATCACCCAATACAAGCCGATCGCCGACGCGAGCGGCGCGATCGTCGGCGCGCTGTTCGTCGGCATCGACGTCGGCGCGGAAATGCGGCTCGTCGAGACTGGCATCCGCCAGTTGAAGATCGGCGAGCACGGCTACTACTTCGTGCTCGACGCGTCGGACGGCCCCGCGCGCGGCACCCTGCTCGTCCATCCAGAGCGCGCGGGCCAGCGCGCCGACGACGCGGCCGCGCCGTACGCGCGCATGCTCGCGGCGAAGAACGGCCAACTCGCGTACACGTCGACCGACACTGCGGCCGGCGACGGCGGCCCGCGCGCGAAGTTCGTGTCGTTCGTGACGGTTCCGCAGTGGCAATGGCTCGTCGGCGGCATCGCGATCGACGACGAAGTGATGGCCGACACACGCGCGACCCGCAACCGCTTCGCGGCGATCGGCTGCGCGTTCGTGCTCGCGTTCGCGGCGCTGTTCGTCGCGGTCGTCAAGCGCGTCGTCAGCCGGCCGCTCGATGCGGCGGCGCACGCGTCCGAGCGCTTCGCCGCAGGCGACCTCAGCGTGCGGATCGCCACGTCTGGCGCGCACGATGCGCACGATGACGAGGCGCGGCCGCATGCGGGCGGCCGAGGCGACGAGATCGGCCGGCTCGTGCGCGCGGTGGACGGCATCGGCGACGGCCTCGCGCGCATCGTCGCGCAGGTGCGGCGCGGCGCGGCCGACATCGCGCACGGCACCGTGACGATCGCGGCCGGCAGCAGCGACATGGCCGCGCGGATCGCGACGCAGGCGAGCAGCGTCGAGCAGACCGCGGCGAGCATGGAGCAGATCACCGCGGCCGTTCAGCAGAACGCCGATCACGCGGCGCAGGCGAACGAACTCGCCACCGGCGCGTCGAGCGCCGCGACGACGGGCGGCGCGGCCGTGCAGCGCGTCGTCGCGACGATGGGCGACATCCAGGGCGTCGCGCGCAGGATCGCCGAGATCACCGGCGTGATCGAGGGCATCGCGTTCCAGACCAACATCCTCGCGCTGAACGCGGCTGTCGAGGCGGCGCGCGCGGGCGAGCACGGCAAGGGCTTCGCGGTCGTCGCGTCCGAGGTGCGCGCGCTCGCGCAGCGCAGCGCGTCGGCGGCGAAGGAGATCGACGCGCTCGTCGGCGAATCGGCGACGACGGCCGAGCACGGCTTCCGGATTGCCGAGGACGCGCGCGCGGCGATGCAGGACATCGTCGCGCGCGTCGACCAGGTGCGCGCGATCATCGCCGAGATCAGCGCGGCGTCGCGCGAGCAGTCGAGCGGGATCGAACAGGTGAATCTCGCCGTCACGCAGATCGGCGCGGCGACGCAGCAGAACGCGACGCTGATCGCCGACGCCGAGCGCGCGGCCGCCGAGCTGCGCGACGAAGCCGCGCAGCTCGCGCACGCGGTCAGCGTGTTCAAGCTCGCGGCGGATGAGGGCGCGCTCGGCGCGCGTTGA
- a CDS encoding acyl-CoA synthetase, with protein MTQKFEEGLGKREANYVPLTPIDFIARAAEVYGERLAVVHGDIRRTWSETYARARRLASALERAGVGRGDTVAALLPNIPQMIEAHFGVPMAGAVLNALNTRLDIASMLFMLRHGEAKVLIVDTEYAEFAHRAALEVPGLTIVSVADAMPADPARFPAAIDYEAFLAGGDPACTWTPPSDEWEAIALNYTSGTTGDPKGVVYHHRGAYLAAISNILEWDMPKHAVYLWTLPMFHCNGWCFPWAVAARAGVNVCLRKFDAKLVLDLIRRERVTHYSGAPIVQSAIANAPAEWRAGIAHEVHAFVAGAAPAPAVIAKMKEIGFDLTHVYGLTEVYGPATVCAKQAHWASLPDDELAQLNARQGVRYHLQAGATVLDPDTMAPVPADGETLGEIMFRGNICMKGYLKNPHATDEAFAGGWFHTGDLGVLTPDGYIRIKDRRKDIIISGGENISSIEVEDALYRHPAVAVAAVVALPDPKWGEVPCAFVELREGMTATEEEIIAHCRLLLAAYKIPRTVRFGELPKTSTGKIQKFQLRAQVGSSSAIDLVAAAAKKG; from the coding sequence ATGACGCAGAAGTTCGAGGAGGGGCTCGGCAAGCGCGAGGCCAATTACGTGCCGCTCACGCCGATCGATTTCATCGCGCGCGCGGCCGAGGTGTACGGCGAGCGCCTCGCCGTCGTGCACGGCGACATCCGCCGCACGTGGAGCGAAACCTACGCGCGCGCGCGGCGGCTCGCGAGCGCGCTCGAGCGCGCGGGCGTTGGCCGCGGCGACACGGTCGCCGCGCTGCTGCCGAACATCCCGCAGATGATCGAGGCGCACTTCGGCGTGCCGATGGCGGGCGCCGTCCTCAACGCGCTGAACACGCGGCTCGACATCGCTTCGATGCTGTTCATGCTGCGTCACGGCGAGGCGAAGGTGCTGATCGTCGATACCGAGTACGCGGAGTTCGCGCACCGCGCGGCGCTCGAAGTGCCGGGGCTCACGATCGTCAGCGTCGCCGACGCGATGCCCGCCGATCCCGCGCGCTTTCCCGCCGCGATCGACTACGAGGCGTTCCTCGCGGGCGGCGATCCCGCTTGCACGTGGACGCCGCCGTCCGACGAATGGGAGGCGATCGCGCTGAACTACACGTCGGGGACGACGGGCGATCCGAAGGGCGTCGTCTACCATCATCGCGGCGCGTACCTCGCCGCGATCAGCAACATCCTCGAATGGGACATGCCGAAGCACGCGGTCTACCTGTGGACGCTGCCGATGTTCCACTGCAACGGCTGGTGCTTCCCGTGGGCGGTCGCGGCGCGCGCGGGCGTGAACGTGTGCCTGCGCAAGTTCGACGCGAAGCTCGTGCTCGATCTGATCCGGCGCGAGCGCGTCACGCACTACAGCGGCGCGCCGATCGTGCAGAGCGCGATCGCGAACGCGCCGGCCGAATGGCGCGCGGGGATCGCGCACGAGGTGCACGCATTCGTCGCCGGCGCGGCGCCCGCGCCGGCCGTGATCGCGAAGATGAAGGAGATCGGCTTCGACCTCACGCACGTCTACGGGCTCACCGAGGTGTACGGCCCGGCCACCGTCTGCGCGAAGCAGGCGCATTGGGCGTCGCTGCCCGACGACGAGCTCGCGCAACTGAACGCGCGGCAGGGCGTGCGCTACCACCTGCAGGCGGGCGCGACCGTGCTCGATCCGGACACGATGGCGCCCGTGCCGGCGGACGGCGAGACGCTCGGCGAGATCATGTTCCGCGGCAACATCTGCATGAAGGGCTACCTGAAGAACCCGCACGCGACCGACGAGGCGTTCGCGGGCGGCTGGTTCCACACGGGCGACCTCGGCGTGCTGACGCCCGACGGCTACATCCGGATCAAGGATCGCCGCAAGGACATCATCATCTCGGGCGGCGAGAACATTTCGAGCATCGAGGTCGAGGACGCGCTGTACCGGCATCCGGCCGTCGCGGTCGCGGCGGTCGTCGCGCTGCCGGACCCGAAGTGGGGCGAGGTGCCGTGCGCGTTCGTCGAGCTGCGCGAAGGGATGACCGCGACCGAGGAGGAGATCATCGCGCACTGCCGGCTGCTGCTCGCCGCGTACAAGATCCCGAGGACGGTGCGGTTCGGCGAGCTGCCGAAGACGTCCACCGGGAAGATCCAGAAATTCCAGTTGCGCGCGCAGGTCGGCTCGAGCTCGGCGATCGATCTGGTGGCGGCGGCCGCGAAGAAAGGGTAG
- a CDS encoding Crp/Fnr family transcriptional regulator has protein sequence MPDDVQAPHRSPPLAGETAEAAEAAEAPAKVSAQAPAAAADAGERRALFSHCGWFSALAPAHQALVVAQSHAEYRDAGDWVARRQAPTEYWIGVHRGLVKLAIYNVPGRGCTFSGVPSGGWFGEGSVIKRELRKYDVIAIQRSLVLFVPTATFHALLDSSLPFTGFVIRQLNNRMGEFIASIQNSRLLDVNARVAQSLAQLFNPALYPDTGATLAISQEELGMLVGVSRQRINQALQHLERLGALRVAYNQIEVLDLPRLAAFGMEQI, from the coding sequence ATGCCAGACGACGTCCAAGCTCCGCACCGCTCGCCGCCGCTCGCCGGCGAGACCGCCGAAGCTGCCGAAGCTGCCGAAGCGCCCGCCAAAGTGTCCGCGCAAGCGCCGGCCGCGGCAGCCGACGCCGGCGAGCGTCGCGCGCTCTTCTCCCACTGCGGCTGGTTCAGCGCGCTCGCGCCCGCGCATCAGGCGCTCGTCGTCGCGCAGTCGCACGCCGAATACCGCGACGCGGGCGATTGGGTCGCGCGCCGGCAGGCGCCCACCGAATACTGGATCGGCGTGCATCGCGGGCTCGTGAAGCTCGCGATCTACAACGTGCCCGGGCGCGGCTGCACGTTCTCCGGCGTGCCGTCGGGCGGCTGGTTCGGCGAAGGCAGCGTGATCAAGCGCGAGCTGCGCAAGTACGACGTGATCGCGATCCAGCGCTCGCTCGTGCTGTTCGTGCCGACCGCGACATTCCACGCGCTCCTCGACAGCAGCCTGCCGTTCACGGGCTTCGTGATCCGCCAGTTGAACAACCGGATGGGGGAATTCATCGCGTCGATCCAGAACAGCCGGCTGCTCGACGTCAACGCGCGCGTCGCGCAGTCGCTCGCGCAGCTCTTCAATCCGGCGCTGTACCCGGACACCGGCGCGACGCTCGCGATCTCTCAGGAGGAGCTCGGCATGCTCGTCGGCGTGTCGCGGCAGCGGATCAATCAGGCGCTCCAGCACCTCGAGCGGCTCGGCGCGCTGCGCGTCGCGTACAACCAGATCGAGGTGCTCGACCTGCCGAGGCTCGCGGCGTTCGGGATGGAGCAGATCTGA